TAAGCGTTAGGGATCCTTTCTTGATGCCTTTTGACAGGAAGGAAGTAAGAAACACTTACTTTTTTTATACATGTGTTTTGCATACTTTCAACTTTTTGATATGCAATTTAGTGTACTGATTTCTAACTcgatttaatttcaattttcatatttCTTCTTCAAGCTTGTAACTAAGCTGGTTTTTATTTCTAACTTGATTTCTAACATTAATTCACAACATCTTTCCACTTTGTTTTCCGTTCTAGTAATttacatgataattttttaCCTTGTTTGCAGCTTGCAGAGTCTATGAAGGCACAATTCTCTGCTAATGATTTCAGTGACCATTTTGCACTTGTTCGGGCTTATGAAGGGTGGAAAGTTGCTGAAAGAAAGCATTCTGGCTATGAGTACTGCTGGAGAAATTTTCTTTCTGCACAAATCATGAAGGCCATTGATTCTCTTCGGAAGCAGTTCTTCAATCTTCTTAAGGACGCAGGTTTTATTGATAATAGCACGGAAACTTGCAATACATGGAGTCGTGATGAGCATCTTGTTCGTGCTGTTATCTGCTCAGGTCTTTTCCCTGGCATATGTTCCGTTGTGGTGAGTTTTAACGCATTTTCACTTCTTGTTCCTGTTTAGCAGATAGAAATGGGAGGTCATGACGGTGGGATGCTGTATATTAGCCTCCTTCAGGGAATAAACTCTGgtctaaaaaataaagtttatgtTTAGCAAATCACGATATTTTCTCATCTTAGGTAGGTGATctgggatttttttttttgaaatgttatAGTTTTTATTTACAGTGTTTGTTACaacttcaaaatattcaaacaatGTTTATACCTAGTCTTGAATACGTTGACCTCAACGTTGTTCAATAGACAACTCATTCATTAGGAAGATCGAAATTTCTCCGATTTTCCTCATCAATGCGAACTTATGATATTATTCATGATTACAGAACAAAGCAAAGTATATTAAACTGAAAACAATGGAAGATGGGCAAGTACTCCTACACTCTGTAAGTTTCTTATATTCTCCACCCTCTTGTTCTTTGAGGTATTTCTCATAAACATTGTAACTCTCAATTAGCCTCAAAATTTGATGTTTCTCAACCAACGGCTTCTTCAATTTAAGGTACATGATTCTTCTTTCTGTTTTCAGAATTCCGTGAATGCTCAAGCGGAAAAAATTCCATATCCATGGTTAGTTTTCAGTGAAAAAGTTAAGACGAATGCTGTATTTCTACGAGATTCAACAGCGGTATCAGATTCAGTAGTTCTCTTATTTGGAGGAAAAATTGCTAGTGGGGGCTTGGTAAGCTTCTCTGTGCAATATAGTTCTATTCAGCAATCTAGTTAAATTCTTTTTTATGTTGAAAATATTCTCTCTTGATATTTGATAAGGATGGACACTTGAAAATGTTTGGGGGATATTTGGAGTTTCTCATGACACCTGCCTTATCAACCACATATTTGAGGTTGAAGAAAGAGCTTGATGAAGTTATCCAAATGAAAGTAAGTATTCTCGAACATTTAGGGTATACGTTTGATAAATCTGAAAGTTAAGTATGAATCAAATATGGAACTAATATCGGAAAAGtacttaaaaactattttacccTTACATAGATTACAGTAGTCTATTATAGGCTCTTACTATATTACACAGATTTAAGTTGTTCATTACATAATTATGTCAATTTTCTAGCTTAATCTgagttgaatatatataaagaattgattttaaataacactTATCAATTGAGCTTAATTCAACTGGCTGACATTGCTTTTGATTTGATTCTCGATTTATATTCCTTTTCTCAGCTTCATAATCCCAAGTTGGAGATGCAAAGCCACAACAAGCTTCTGTCAATAGTAAGATCATTAATTTCAGAGGATCGGTGTGAGGGTAAATTTGTGTTCAGTCGCAAGCCACTTGCACCGTCAGAAAAGGGTAAATCCGATGCTCTTATGTGTACACCATTAAAAGGTGCACTTGAAAATTCCAAGACTCGATTACAGAAATTGCTTGAAAGGGCAGGACATGGACCGCCTACATACAAGACAATTCCAGCGAAAATGAGTAAATTTCGATCCAGTTTAATCTTAAAAGGACTTAATTTTGTTGGTCAGCCATGCAACAATAAGAAACAAGCTGAGAAGGATGTAGCTTCTCAGGCTTTAGTATGGTTCATGGGTGAAACTCAATCATCTGATGTGATTGTTAATCATATGTCAACTCTTTTGAGTAAGACTGGAAAACGTAGGTCCATGCCAGAAGATCGAGACGACTAAAATAGATATAAAGATCGGTATTCACTATTCAACCAAATAGTTTGGGGTACAATAGGCTTTTTcgcaaaacaaaacaaaatagaaGGTCCAGGCTGTTGTCAAGCTTGACAACCCAATTTGGCGAAGTTATTGCCTTGAtgatttgggttttttttttttttaaatcgagcAATAACCAAAAGAggcaaatatttgtttttgtagttTTTGGTCGAGGATTTTAGTATTGTAGTTCATGTATTTGCCGCAacaagtattaatatataatcataaaattaaattaaattaaatagaatatattttaatagtttagtTAATGAATAGAGTCCTGTGATTAACTAATCTAatgttatttgattatatttatattttatatatatatttttaaaactatagttatataaatttgttaacaaATTGAGTTTGTctggcaaaaaaaaattaaaagattatatataataaaaattattttatagagttttAGTATTATAGAtatgtttgtttttctttaaattcaactataattaaaattattttaattattttatataatttactaactaaaataattttagttaaaaatatatatttaatatttttatcatcaaatattaattgaaaaaaatttattaacaaaaattctCATTTCCTTGAAATTAATAGacttaaataattcaaaatttattataaaattcaagCTCTAATTTAAAGGAAACAAACATTCTTGTAGAACACGACTCTAAAAATTGAATCGTCAATAacacatatatatgtatacccatgtgatttttttgaataaaaatataaaaatactctTAAATTTCCAAGTTCCAACTACGATGTTTTCGTCCtcttattactaattattaattaatgctCTACTAGTACAGTTCTACTTGTTCTCTTCTTCAAAGAACGTGttaggatttttatttataatataatttaaactattcattaatattaatatctttataaaaaaagtaacttcaaatcaaaccaaacaaattGTAGAATAGTTTATTTAGATAAAACAAAACCTATTACATATTTTAGACTCATATCATTAACTTACACAAACTCATAATCATTaacttaaacattaaaaaaatattcttgttTATATTAGTATAACCTGTTACAtcttttatcaataatttttacaaatttaatttaatattaaatacattatttataaaaaaaatatatcaattttatgcACAAAGTTATAAAATCAAAAGTATTAAATTTGATCATTAAGCATTCATGTATacaaacttgaaaaaaaaaatgtcaaatttatttaaaatcacataaattttttattgtattaaaaTTTCACTACTTGTTTGAGCCATGTTATAtctaaatgtttttattatttgatgatAAAATCTATTTAATTGGTAATATttggatataaaaaaaaaactacatagATAAGACATGACAGGAATaaaggatttttttaaaatattaaaaaaatagtttaaatgacTGTTTTCCCTTCACTGTGGGGAGTAAGGAGAAATCGAATACAGACTATCCGagatcaaaattaaataggATTATTTGTTCTCGATTTCTCTATGCTTCTCATAAGTGTGAGGGgcaaactattaaaaaaaaaaagagactaTTTTGCCACCTCTCTCTGAGAGGGAACATGAAAGAAATCGTGAACAGACTATTCGACTATCCGAAATCATAACACCAATttctataattttgaaaaaaaattaagtttgtaTAAATACATGTGAGATTCAAACTTtgcttaattaatattttttttatatttattaaatttaaacattaagcattataaatatatgatagtTGAGACTTGAAATTGGTatagaaaagagagaaaaaaaaatggatagagaattttcaaattcattagtgTCATCATCTTCTCTAAGCACACCACTAGTTGAAGTTGCAGGCGATGGAAATGGAACAAACCCTACAAATTGCCATAAATCGAATCTCAATAAAGAGATTGTTCTTCAAGAAGTAAAGCGACAGTTATGGCTAGCCGGACCTCTCATTTCCGTCAGCCTCTTACAGTATTCCTTACAACTCATATCCGTAATGTTCGCCGGTCATCTCGGAGAACTTTCTCTATCCGGATCTTCCATGGCCACTTCTTTCTCCTCCGTCACCGGCTTCAGCTTACTGGTCagtcaatttcaatttcaatttcaatttcaaaatcaaaaacacaaaattaggTTTTCCATTGTTGAATGTTGATGCATCATTTCAATAGGCAGGAATGGCTAGTGCATTAGATACGTTATGTGGACAATCATACGGTGCAAAACAATATCATATGCTTGGTATACTTATGCAAAGAGCTATAATAGTTCTTACAATTGTAAGCATACCATTAGCTGTTATTTGGGCAAATACTGGTTCGATTCTTCTTTTATTAGGTCAAGATCCTGATATATCTAGAGAAGCTGGAATCTATGCTTGTTTTATGATACCAAGTATATTTGCTTATGCACTTCTTCAACCACTTACTAAGTTCTTGCAGACACAGAACATTGTTTTTCCTATGATGATTACTGCTGGCATTACTGCCTTAATTCATCTTCCAATGTGTTGGGTTTTGGTTTTTAAAACCAGTCTTGGTGTTAGAGGAGCTGCCTTGGCTAATTCTTTGTCTTATTGGATTAATGTGTTGTTGTTGGCACTTTATGTtaagttttcttcttcttgtgctAAAACTTGGAATGGATTCTCTAAAGATGCATTGGAGAATATACCTAGTTTTGTTAAGCTTGCTATCCCATCTGCTGTCATGGTTTGGTATGTTTCCTTTTCTAATGATCTAGTCTTAGTTTGATATTTAAGATCTTTTTTATCCAAAACTAacttgttttcaaataattcacatcaaacaagattatttgataataatcataattgggtggttttgtttgatatgaattatttgaatcttatatcaaatcattaaacaaagtacatttatttatactttttttttcaataatctaCACCAAACaagtttattttgaaataatctattgaacccacaatccaaccaagccttggttattcaaataacctaacTATGGAATTGGggatttaatttcaattattaggTTCTTTTTGGTTAGAGCAAAGcctttaaaattaagaattggaattagaattttaatagaATTCAACCAAACTATTTTTATCTTGGAATTgtaattctaaatatatatatatatatatatatatatatatatatatatatatatatattatgatttttaaacaaaaatatcttattattttatcattttcactgttaaagtgttaaaatataagttaacattttgactgatattttttttttattaatttaagaagttaaatgGCAaaccaatattattatttttttaatttaataagttaacatatcagaataaatatatatatatatatatatatatatatatatatatatatatatatatatatatatatatatatatattttaatgagaACTAACCTCTAAACAAAAACTCTTGACTTTGTCAaacaatatcaaaataatatagatataagataatatatatattcaaattttttttattatattttttccaaacataaaatttagaattgaattagaattcacataattgaaattttaatgtcAAATTCAATTCTAGTTTAGTCTCCAaacaagttaaatatttttattgataatgaaaaaaatctaaataacccaagatcaaacaaggtcttTGTTCTCGAATATGAAAACGAATTTGAATGTTCATATTACTCCGGTGTGTTTCTAATAGCTTGGAGATGTGGTCATTTGAAATGATGGTTCTGCTATCTGGGCTTCTTCCAAATCCTAAACTCGAGACTTCAGTGCTATCTGTCTGGTATTTTTCACGTTTGTCTGTTAAAATGTTTTAGCTTTCAACCATATACTAAGAccaatttgtttatttgaacaGCCTCAATACTGCAGGAACTGTTTGGATGATTCCTCTTGGCCTTAGTAATGCAGCCAGGTCTGAGGTCTCTTACATAATCTCATTTCATAACATCATTTTTCAATTAGTTAGCGGATATTCTGAATTTTGGTGCAGTACCCGTGTTTCCAATGAATTGGGAGCCGGGCATTCAGAAGCAGCACGGTTAGCAGTGCAAGTAGTTTTGGGCATGGCTGTGGCTGAAGGCATCTTGATAGGCGGTGTTTTGATAGTGATTCGTAATATTTGGGGATTCGCATACAGCAATGAAATCGAGGTTGTTCGATATGTTGCAAGAATGATGCCCATTCTTGCAATGTCGAATTTCATGGATGGACTCCAATGTGTTCTTTCAGGTCTTGAATTAGCAACcacaaatgttttatttatttatgtacttAGGAATCTAGCACGAGCCGAACTTCAATTTAATGACATTTGGTCTCACAGAATCAATACCCAAATAGTAACTCAATTTGAACAATAGTTTTTTTcttccaattatttttttaaaatctaatcaTAGTCGATATATTGTTTAGGTACTATCCGAGGATGTGGGTTTCAGAAGATCGGAGCATTTGTCAATCTAGGATCATATTACCTAGTAGGATTCCCGTGTGCTGTTCTATTTGCGTTTGTTTTGCACATTCGTGGAGAGGGCCTTTGGCTTGGGATTCTATGTGCACTTCTTGTACAAGTTTTGTGTCTCTTTGCAATTGTTTTCAGCACAAAATGGGATCAAGAAGTAATTGCCAAACGAAAATCACTTTTTTTGGGTTTGTTTTTTTGGttgtattgatttttttttatctttacgAGTGTGGAACATTTTCAGGCTAGGAAAGCGAAAGAACGCGTATATGACTCGACTACATTACCGGTTGATTTAGTATCATGAAGATTGAAGATGTTGATGTGGCCGAGGAAAGGATTTCCTTAAACATGAAGATGGAAAGGTAAAATTGAGATTGCCACGGTAATGGAGATATCTTTTGCAATAAGATAGTCAAATGACATTGTAAAATTCTCTTCAATCATGTTACTTGgtcaaaacattaaaaaatataataacaaataatttgattgtaataaaataaatttgactttttattaataatttaatgatgtGTTTCACACATTTCTTGTATATTCACacaaataaattagattaatgaataatatttagtataaaaaaacCATGCATGATTTTGACAAAAAAATGGGTCCCTAATTTGGCCTTTCCAATTCGGGTGGGGCAAACTCCGACCCGACTGCACATTTTTGCTTGCTCCTTtctaactattatatatataatatggtatggatgactaaaataatattgtattatatcCATGACTATCATCCAATTTATATCCATGACTATCATTCAATTTATAACCATAAATAAATGCGGTTCTTTTGTTAATTCTAttcctaaataaata
This is a stretch of genomic DNA from Impatiens glandulifera chromosome 4, dImpGla2.1, whole genome shotgun sequence. It encodes these proteins:
- the LOC124934071 gene encoding protein DETOXIFICATION 16-like isoform X2; amino-acid sequence: MASRTSHFRQPLTVFLTTHIRNVRRSSRRTFSIRIFHGHFFLLRHRLQLTGMASALDTLCGQSYGAKQYHMLGILMQRAIIVLTIVSIPLAVIWANTGSILLLLGQDPDISREAGIYACFMIPSIFAYALLQPLTKFLQTQNIVFPMMITAGITALIHLPMCWVLVFKTSLGVRGAALANSLSYWINVLLLALYVKFSSSCAKTWNGFSKDALENIPSFVKLAIPSAVMVCLEMWSFEMMVLLSGLLPNPKLETSVLSVCLNTAGTVWMIPLGLSNAASTRVSNELGAGHSEAARLAVQVVLGMAVAEGILIGGVLIVIRNIWGFAYSNEIEVVRYVARMMPILAMSNFMDGLQCVLSGTIRGCGFQKIGAFVNLGSYYLVGFPCAVLFAFVLHIRGEGLWLGILCALLVQVLCLFAIVFSTKWDQEARKAKERVYDSTTLPVDLVS
- the LOC124934071 gene encoding protein DETOXIFICATION 16-like isoform X1, yielding MDREFSNSLVSSSSLSTPLVEVAGDGNGTNPTNCHKSNLNKEIVLQEVKRQLWLAGPLISVSLLQYSLQLISVMFAGHLGELSLSGSSMATSFSSVTGFSLLAGMASALDTLCGQSYGAKQYHMLGILMQRAIIVLTIVSIPLAVIWANTGSILLLLGQDPDISREAGIYACFMIPSIFAYALLQPLTKFLQTQNIVFPMMITAGITALIHLPMCWVLVFKTSLGVRGAALANSLSYWINVLLLALYVKFSSSCAKTWNGFSKDALENIPSFVKLAIPSAVMVCLEMWSFEMMVLLSGLLPNPKLETSVLSVCLNTAGTVWMIPLGLSNAASTRVSNELGAGHSEAARLAVQVVLGMAVAEGILIGGVLIVIRNIWGFAYSNEIEVVRYVARMMPILAMSNFMDGLQCVLSGTIRGCGFQKIGAFVNLGSYYLVGFPCAVLFAFVLHIRGEGLWLGILCALLVQVLCLFAIVFSTKWDQEARKAKERVYDSTTLPVDLVS